One genomic region from Rosa rugosa chromosome 1, drRosRugo1.1, whole genome shotgun sequence encodes:
- the LOC133725300 gene encoding uncharacterized protein LOC133725300: MLCTSLLAAHRDQEFVCDGKDDSSSGEENTETQQSFVERKHQFPGMELIVREFSFHQLNANFLWPGTFAFAEWLIQNRPLIEGRHCIELASSDLNYRRLDDCKIGAP; encoded by the exons ATGCTCTGCACTTCGCTCCTCGCAGCTCATCG TGATCAAGAGTTTGTCTGTGATGGCAAAGACGACTCTTCCAGTG GTGAGGAAAACACAGAGACCCAGCAAAGCTTCGTAGAGAGGAAGCATCAGTTTCCTGGAATG GAGTTGATCGTTCGAgaattttcatttcatcagCTGAATGCCAATTTCCTCTGGCCGGGGACATTTGCATTTGCAGAATGGTTAATTCAAAACAGGCCATTGATTGAGGGACGACATTGTATTGAACTGGCCAG TTCAGATCTTAATTATAGAAGATTAGATGACTGCAAAATTGGAGCTCCATAA